One genomic window of Elaeis guineensis isolate ETL-2024a chromosome 2, EG11, whole genome shotgun sequence includes the following:
- the LOC105038292 gene encoding uncharacterized protein isoform X4 — MAWKLRAKVPQSLLSATWFAEGPVATAAYSLVHSSGINAEVFSFSREEHKCVSVYHNDGSSGITEVQLHHPQSVSMIQWRPFTGTQFEKDASPASRDVLLTCCLDGTVRLWSEIDNGRARKFNKETHDLKTRRRSYHVIAVIEINQCLRGTLGVDIFIKWAIEFGGVICKGEGDGMYLSSAGSDHGQIGKCEWLISLGPRSSVTYWAIHCLDDIAPTRSPRVTLWKKQDIVDLKGCKFSESDFSSSKDQPILVKVVDSRSWLCGPPEVCSLLQLLPNSSVHWSQLYNPLPNDREDKSLSKLSKERSLSCFSGGVLNQDGHTGNIIQVALHPYSCEIELAVSLDSDGFLLFWSLSAFSNCTLSMQTVVHPVWKLLGKVTLRDLSTDIGYSCLTWAPSILDDERFLLLGNAYGIDCFIVKISEKGENVLCQKMFTIPFAGCNHGGPPDHIYSAPLASKCGLSFLSNSFLLFCVWTTKFQALSWKVALHSESPSGSNGQCGCDAKGIADSEEGRHVSSFESQVYSTTIYPGSSDLPAPQNCDQITSVAVVSLDNSMLPIQQSAASCGGLCSDSVSYDMATGCSDGTLKLWKMSYAESPLHSEPERLLWKLVGMFTAHQGPVSAISLSIHNSKIATVSMDGHNSTARLHIWEPICLIGSGSFLLEDAIILNGPVIAINWLSIGNGQLLLGVCLPNEFHVYSQKMSSDQNLVKLEGLKEMHVWYCLARLHSYPVSKNFLWGPKVTPVLVHEKHLSVLSQWLFRAETKSSENASNKENGLKDLTFCSEMSQQQYYSDTKRGLLSIIDIADRLRAYLVVYHPRALIECLYSGNWRHAQVVLKHLIESIKSNGTSTTILGGNNQILCHNILEIHLSKYSEDTISQELCNKRLQWGQNVSSEVSSLQFQGKISWSMVGDSMANAPKNISTAPSWKSEFIYALENTHDIASIKDVERTQILAIVDLLGEVGDSSHASAYESLDEPGRRFWVAVRFQHLYFLRKYGRLAAAEEFVVDSGLVAWAFQSDCQDDLLNSVLSAEPSWIEMRNLGVGIWYMNASQLRTRMEKLARLQYLKKKDPKDCALLYLALNRLQVLAGLFKISKDEKDKLLVGFLSRNFQEEKNKAAALKNAYVLMGRHQLELAIAFFLLGGDPSSAVTVCAKNLGDEQLALVICRLVEGYGGSLERQLISNILLPNAIEKGDYWLSSLFEWTLGNYSDSVKVLFDLHNELLIDKSVTLCDRPAFSDPNIGRYCLVLAAKNSFRNSAGDVLAMMLSKFGRLLAAKALDRCGLPLEALECLSSSLIIEGKDRGSLIDIASHKIFHGILNPFSSGACNWLLGDVALKLESNVKLNMALQYISKVLRDHPRWPPSNLVSSRELIIYKEHDTCQDETQTGEFKHYLKTLLFTFEQKFSLNSVDLANMILIFACNKELLFLGYLMLQVNISQEDENDHHGPLSSFLNPALSRLLLKASREISYFVARYVVFCCFSDSVLKLVYNRDFTCEKDMYGLVHPRDFVLQSIIYQLRIFRSILKQCDKEYSTEGVSLNSRSVLDLVEFCVFFSSTWFRRHLKGLILMIRPILNAFVNGRSSFEGMAGELMKVLRQTSELMVQDVPGDSMGCVPDAICQQKQLEQNDSLIPSIPEDEKWHLVGACLWMHLSNSMTNHFSKLPVTERPKDENSIMDLINLFPLLVAKLLVTSLSYVSSSLVKQLASFLRWKALKGLPIPTIVWLNECSQSQPGFLHHYLNQEVATSQLPIEDRKSFFNMLWEISLNPQDICAEFIKERVPCFPCTSRKLFSSWKDMHKDFFAEYENGASTNNRIEDRSTGGIPDDGTKSILSGMVVDTDGFVETRRKCPSSPRGATYFHNPKEVAKRSGELLEAICFNSINEQQVALASNRKGLLFFNWKAEKPFKEQADYIWSESDWPQDGWAGCESTPIPTYVSPGVGLGSKRGAHLGLGGATVGIGSLARPGRDLTGGGAFGIPGYAGIGASGLGWGEQEDFDESIDPPATIENVRTRALSCHPSRPFFLVGSSNTHVYLWEFGKDRALATYGVLPAANVPPPYALASISAVQFDRCGHRFATAALDGTVCTWQLEVGGRSNVHPTDSSICFSNHASDVAYVAASGSIIAAAGCNSNGINVVVWDTLAPPATCQASIICHEGGARSLSVFDNDVGSGSISPLIVTGGKGGDVGLHDFRFIATGKTKRHRHSNEQDYLPSTVHEMNSGTSKYGENANGMVWYIPKAHLASVTRISTIPNTSLFLTGSKDGDVKLWDAKRSQLIFNWQKLHERHTFLKSNSRGFVRAGVTDIQVFSHGFLTCGGDGSVKVVQLK; from the exons ATGGCATGGAAGTTGAGAGCAAAGGTGCCTCAATCTCTTCTTTCTGCAACCTGGTTTGCTGAAGGACCTGTAGCAACAGCTGCTTATTCATTGGTTCACTCCAGTGGAATAAATGCAGAAGTATTCTCTTTCTCAAGAGAGGAACATAAGTGTGTTTCAGTCTATCACAATGATGGGAGTTCTGGAATAACAGAAGTTCAGCTCCATCATCCTCAATCTGTTTCAATGATTCAGTGGAGGCCATTCACTGGGACACAATTTGAAAAGGATGCTTCACCTGCATCAAGGGATGTGCTGTTGACATGCTGCTTGGATGGAACTGTAAGACTCTGGAGCGAGATTGACAATGGGAGGGCTAGAAAATTCAATAAGGAAACACATGATCTGAAGACAAGAAGACGATCTTACCATGTTATTGCAGTAATTGAAATAAACCAGTGTTTGAGGGGAACTCTTGGAgtagacattttcataaaatggGCAATTGAATTTGGTGGTGTAATTTGTAAAGGTGAAGGAGATGGTATGTATTTATCATCCGCTGGTTctgatcatggtcagattggcAAATGTGAGTGGTTGATAAGTTTGGGCCCTAGATCCTCTGTTACTTACTGGGCAATCCATTGCCTTGATGACATTGCCCCCACACGTTCTCCACGGGTGACTTTGTGGAAAAAACAAGACATAGTGGACTTAAAAGGGTGCAAATTTTCTGAGTCTGACTTCTCAAGTTCTAAAGACCAGCCTATCCTTGTTAAAGTTGTTGATTCAAGGAGCTGGCTTTGTGGCCCACCTGAGGTCTGCTCTTTGCTTCAGTTGTTGCCCAATAGTTCAGTTCATTGGTCACAGTTATATAATCCCCTGCCAAATGATAGGGAGGATAAATCTTTAAGTAAACTCAGTAAGGAAAGAAGTCTTTCATGTTTTTCAGGTGGAGTTCTAAATCAAGATGGACACACGGGGAACATCATACAAGTTGCTCTGCATCCATATAGTTGTGAAATTGAACTTGCTGTTTCTTTGGATTCTGATGGCTTTCTTCTTTTCTGGTCCCTTTCTGCCTTCTCCAATTGCACTTTGAGCATGCAAACAGTTGTACATCCTGTATGGAAACTTCTGGGGAAAGTTACCTTGCGAGATTTATCCACTGATATTGGATATTCATGTCTGACCTGGGCACCATCAATTTTGGATGATGAGCGATTCCTTCTCCTGGGAAATGCTTATGGAATCGATTGTTTTATTGTTAAAATTTCTGAAAAAGGGGAGAATGTGTTATGCCAGAAGATGTTCACAATTCCCTTTGCTGGCTGTAATCATGGAGGACCACCAGATCACATTTATTCAGCACCTTTAGCTTCCAAATGTGGGTTATCTTTTCTTTCTAATAGTTTCTTGTTATTTTGTGTATGGACAACGAAGTTTCAAGCTTTATCATGGAAAGTTGCCCTGCACTCTGAATCTCCATCTGGAAGCAATGGTCAATGTGGCTGTGATGCTAAAGGCATTGCTGATTCAGAAGAAGGGAGACATGTTAGTTCTTTTGAAAGTCAAGTGTACTCTACTACCATTTACCCAGGCTCATCAGACCTACCAGCGCCTCAAAATTGTGATCAGATTACCAGTGTTGCTGTAGTTTCCTTGGATAATTCTATGCTACCCATCCAACAATCTGCAGCTTCTTGTGGTGGTTTATGCAGCGACTCTGTTAGTTACGACATGGCTACAGGCTGCTCTGATGGCACTTTGAAACTTTGGAAAATGTCTTATGCAGAATCTCCTCTTCATTCTGAGCCGGAGAGGCTCCTTTGGAAGCTAGTCGGTATGTTCACAGCACATCAGGGCCCGGTCAGTGCAATTTCTTTATCCATTCATAATAGTAAGATTGCAACTGTCAGCATGGATGGTCATAATAGCACTGCAAGGCTTCATATCTGGGAACCTATATGCCTGATAGGTAGTGGGAGTTTTCTGTTAGAAGATGCAATAATATTAAATGGGCCTGTTATTGCTATAAATTGGTTATCCATTGGTAATGGCCAGTTGTTGCTTGGAGTCTGCCTCCCAAATGAGTTCCATGTATATTCTCAGAAAATGTCTTCTGACCAGAATCTGGTAAAATTGGAGGGATTGAAGGAGATGCATGTTTGGTATTGCCTTGCACGATTGCATTCTTACCCTGTTTCTAAAAATTTCCTTTGGGGACCTAAGGTGACTCCTGTGCTTGTTCATGAGAAACATCTTTCTGTCTTAAGCCAGTGGTTATTCAGAGCAGAAA CAAAGTCATCAGAAAATGCGAGTAATAAGGAAAATGGCCTCAAGGACCTCACTTTCTGTTCAGAGATGTCCCAGCAACAATATTATTCTGATACCAAAAGGGGTTTGCTCAGCATAATAGATATAGCAGATAGGCTGCGTGCATATCTAGTGGTCTATCACCCCAGGGCACTTATCGAATGTCTGTATTCAG GTAACTGGAGACATGCACAAGTTGTTCTGAAGcatctgattgaatctatcaagtCTAATGGAACTTCCACTACTATTCTGGGGGGCAATAATCAGATATTGTGCCATAACATTCTGGAGATTCATTTATCTAAATATTCCGAGGATACTATCTCTCAAGAGTTATGCAATAAAAGGTTGCAATGGGGTCAAAATGTTAGTTCTGAAGTATCTAGTTTGCAGTTCCAAGGAAAAATAAGCTGGTCTATGGTAGGTGATTCAATGGCTAATGCTcctaaaaatatttctactgcccCCTCTTGGAAATCCGAGTTCATCTATGCTCTCGAGAACACCCATGACATTGCTTCCATTAAAGATGTGGAAAGAACCCAAATCCTTGCAATTGTTGATCTTCTGGGTGAAGTTGGTGATTCAAGTCATGCTTCTGCCTATGAAAGTCTTGATGAACCTGGGCGAAG GTTCTGGGTTGCTGTGCGATTTCAACATCTATATTTTCTTCGAAAATATGGGAGATTGGCTGCTGCAGAAGAGTTTGTTGTTGACTCTGGGTTGGTTGCATGGGCCTTCCAGTCTGATTGTCAAGATGATCTGCTGAATTCTGTTTTATCTGCAGAACCATCTTGGATAGAAATGCGAAATTTGGGTGTAGGAATCTGGTATATGAATGCATCCCAACTACGAACAAGG ATGGAGAAATTGGCAAGATTGCAATATCTGAAGAAAAAGGACCCAAAGGACTGTGCGCTTTTATATTTAGCATTGAATCGACTTCAGGTTTTGGCTGGCCTTTTTAAAATTAGTAAAGATGAGAAAGATAAATTGCTGGTTGGATTTCTATCGCGCAATTTCCAG gaagaaaaaaataaagctgCTGCACTAAAGAATGCCTACGTTTTAATGGGAAGACATCAGTTGGAGCTTGCCATAGCATTTTTCCTGCTAGGAGGTGATCCTTCTTCTGCTGTCACTGTCTGTGCAAAAAACCTTGGGGATGAACAGCTTGCTCTTGTCATTTGTCGACTTGTTGAGGGTTATGGAGGGTCACTAGAGCGTCagcttatatcaaatattttgcTTCCTAATGCTATTGAGAAAGGCGACTACTGGCTTTCCAGCCTATTTGAA TGGACTTTAGGGAATTATTCTGATTCAGTCAAGGTACTATTTGATTTGCACAATGAGTTACTGATTGATAAGTCTGTAACTCTGTGTGACCGTCCTGCCTTTTCAGACCCAAATATTGGTCGATACTGTCTAgtacttgcagccaaaaatagtTTTAGAAATTCTGCTGGTGATGTTCTGGCTATGATGCTGTCCAAGTTTGGAAGATTGTTGGCTGCAAAAGCCTTGGACAGATGTGGACTCCCT CTTGAAGCATTGGAGTGCTTATCCTCTTCTTTAATCATTGAGGGTAAAGATCGAGGCAGTTTGATAGATATTGCAAGTCATAAGATCTTTCATGGAATACTGAATCCTTTCTCAAGTGGTGCGTGCAACTGGCTACTGGGAGATGTGGCTCTTAAATTGGAATCTAATGTTAAGTTAAATATGGCATTGCAATACATATCAAAAGTGCTAAGGGATCATCCAAGATGGCCTCCCAGTAATCTAGTCTCGTCCAGAGAATTAATTATCTACAAGGAGCATGATACTTGCCAAGATGAAACTCAGACAGGAGAGTTCAAACATTACCTGAAGACGCTATTGTTCACGTTTGAGCAGAAGTTCTCATTGAATTCAGTTGACTTAGCCAACATG ATCCTAATTTTTGCTTGCAACAAGGAATTATTATTTCTTGGATACCTAATGCTACAAGTCAATATTTCTCAGGAAGATGAAAATGATCATCATGGTCCTCTAAGTtctttcttaaatcctgctcTTTCCAGGCTGCTTTTGAAGGCAAGCCGGGAAATATCCTATTTTGTTGCTCGATATGTTGTCTTCTGCTGTTTTTCTGATTCTGTACTGAAGCTGGTTTACAACAGAGATTTCACATGTGAAAAGGACATGTATGGTCTGGTTCATCCTAGGGATTTTGTTCTGCAAAGTATAATCTACCAATTGAGGATCTTCAGGTCAATTTTAAAGCAGTGTGATAAAGAATATTCTACAGAAGGTGTTTCTTTAAATTCCCGTTCTGTTCTTGATCTCGTTGAATTTTGTGTGTTTTTTTCATCCACTTGGTTTAGGAGACATTTGAAAGGACTCATCTTGATGATCCGTCCAATTTTAAATGCATTTGTCAATGGCCGGTCATCTTTTGAAGGTATGGCGGGTGAACTAATGAAAGTTTTACGTCAGACATCGGAGTTGATGGTTCAAGATGTGCCAGGAGATAGCATGGGATGCGTCCCTGATGCTATTTGCCAACAAAAGCAGCTTgaacaaaatgattctttaattcCTTCCATACCAGAAGATGAAAAGTGGCATCTTGTAGGGGCTTGTTTATGGATGCATCTGTCAAATTCCATGACAAACCACTTTAGCAAGCTCCCAGTGACAGAAAGGCCTAAAGATGAGAACAGTATCATGGATCTGATAAATCTATTCCCCCTTCTTGTTGCGAAATTACTAGTAACCTCACTGTCTTATGTTTCCTCTTCTTTAGTAAAACAGCTTGCATCATTCCTTAGATGGAAAGCACTAAAGGGTTTACCTATACCTACTATTGTATGGTTAAATGAGTGTAGTCAGTCTCAACCAGGCTTCTTACATCATTATTTAAATCAGGAAGTTGCTACTTCGCAATTGCCCATCGAGGACAGGAAATCCTTTTTCAACATGTTGTGGGAAATTTCTTTGAATCCTCAGGATATTTGTGCAGAATTTATAAAAGAAAGAGTTCCCTGTTTTCCCTGTACTAGCAGGAAGCTCTTTTCATCCTGGAAAGATATGCACAAGGATTTCTTTGCTGAGTATGAAAATGGTGCTTCAACAAACAATAGAATAGAAGATAGGAGCACTGGTGGCATTCCTGATGATGGAACAAAATCAATTCTTAGTGGCATGGTCGTGGACACAGATGGTTTTGTGGAAACAAGAAGGAAATGTCCAAGCTCCCCAAGAGGCGCTACTTATTTTCACAATCCGAAGGAAGTTGCTAAGAGAAGTGGCGAACTTCTTGAG GCAATTTGTTTTAATTCTATCAATGAGCAACAAGTTGCGCTTGCAAGCAACCGAAAG GGACTTCTTTTCTTCAACTGGAAAGCAGAAAAACCTTTCAAAGAGCAAGCAGATTATATCTGGTCAGAGTCTGATTGGCCACAAGATGGGTGGGCTGGTTGTGAATCTACGCCGATTCCTACGTATGTTTCTCCAGGTGTTGGTCTCGGGAGCAAAAGAGGGGCACACTTGGGGTTGGGTGGAGCAACAGTGGGCATAGGCTCTTTGGCAAGACCAGGAAGAGACTTAACGGGAGGTGGAGCATTTGGAATTCCAGGTTATGCTGGTATTGGAGCCTCAGGTCTTGGCTGGGGGGAACAAGAAGATTTTGATGAGTCCATAGACCCTCCAGCAACAATAGAAAACGTTCGCACCCGAGCATTATCCTGTCATCCTTCAAGGCCTTTCTTTTTAGTTGGGTCTAGCAACACACATGTCTACCTTTGGGAG TTTGGTAAGGATAGAGCTTTGGCGACCTATGGTGTTCTTCCTGCTGCTAATGTTCCCCCACCTTATGCGCTTGCCTCGATATCTGCCGTGCAATTTGACCGTTGTGGACACAGATTTGCTACTGCTGCATTAGATGGCACAGTATGCACATGGCAACTTGAGGTTGGAGGGAGGAGCAATGTCCATCCCACTGACTCATCCATCTGCTTTAGCAACCATGCATC GGATGTTGCATATGTGGCTGCAAGTGGGTCAATTATTGCTGCAGCTGGATGTAACTCAAATGGCATCAATGTTGTTGTGTGGGACACATTAGCTCCACCAGCAACATGTCAAGCATCTATTATTTGTCATGAAG GTGGTGCTCGTTCTCTTTCGGTGTTTGATAATGATGTAGGAAGTGGGTCAATTTCACCCCTAATAGTAACAGGGGGAAAAGGCGGTGATGTAGGGCTGCACGACTTCCGCTTCATTGCCACTGGAAAGACCAAGCGGCATAGGCATTCTAATGAGCAAGATTACCTGCCCTCTACTGTGCATGAGATGAACTCGGGGACTTCCAAGTATGGTGAAAATGCCAATGGAATGGTATGGTATATACCGAAGGCTCATTTAG CAAGTGTCACCAGGATTTCAACTATCCCGAATACTAGCTTGTTCTTAACTGGTAGCAAAGATGGTGATGTGAAactttgggatgccaaaagatcccaattaatttttaattggcagaAACTGCATGAGCGACATACTTTTCTTAAATCAAACTCCAGAGGCTTTGTGAGG GCTGGTGTGACGGACATTCAAGTTTTTTCCCATGGTTTTCTTACGTGTGGTGGAGATGGTTCTGTAAAAGTGGTCCAGCTCAAATAA